The Lactuca sativa cultivar Salinas chromosome 2, Lsat_Salinas_v11, whole genome shotgun sequence genome includes a window with the following:
- the LOC122196521 gene encoding uncharacterized protein LOC122196521, whose amino-acid sequence MIIFMLIFLSTGLRLYIGNLPSHMDEVLVQTTKSRRIRMVERKTRKRSVDKPKTKHLEARHTMDSKEKKKRSVTLIRDHSKEYLSNLTVEFDQFDRAIGPNRFKFTSYHGVTTRKMISILIDSWDLVDQCDKDQLWLNIKNYWHIRDDNHKAQVLRDCNTQWKAYKSALLKLWEKGVNPVKEYPYLDKAMWKKFIVLKSTEEFEVEHHQFQLRIYRALHQNNLIIHFHQTSIQSSQLLL is encoded by the exons ATGATCATTTTTATGCTCATTTTCTTATCAACAGGTCTGAGGTTATACATTGGAAATTTACCATCACATATGGATGAGGTACTAGTGCAAACAACCAAGAGCAGGAGGATCCGTATGGTAGAAAGAAAAACCAGAAAAAGAAGTGTTGATAAACCCAAAACGAAACATCTTGAAGCAAG GCATACAATGGACagtaaagaaaagaaaaagagaagTGTGACATTGATCAGAGATCATTCCAAAGAATATCTATCAAATTTAACAGTTGAGTTTGATCAATTCGATAGAGCTATTGGACCTAACCGCTTTAAGTTCACCAGTTATCATGGAGTGACTACGAGGAAGATGATTTCTATCCTTATAGATAGTTGGGATTTAGTGGATCAATGTGACAAGGATCAATTGTGGTTGAACATAAAG AATTATTGGCATATACGAGATGATAATCATAAAGCACAAGTACTTAGAGATTGCAACACGCAATGGAAGGCCTACAAGTCGGCGCTTCTTAAGTTGTGGGAAAAAGGTGTCAATCCAGTAAAAGAATACCCGTACCTTGACAAAGCAATGTGGAAAAAGTTTATTGTTCTAAAATCCACGGAAGAATTTGAG GTTGAACATCATCAATTCCAATTGAGAATCTACCGAGCACTGCATCAAAATAATCTCATCATACATTTTCACCAAACATCTATTCAGAGCTCACAACTTCTCCTATAG